The proteins below come from a single Chloroflexota bacterium genomic window:
- a CDS encoding DUF4190 domain-containing protein: MSDYYGPPASAQNSSMAVISLIAGILGLTLFPVLGSIIAVITGPMAKKEIAASAGTLGGEGLAQAGMILGWIGIGLSVLGVCIGGVLIVVPFCIAFSAGEWSSLFPLLHSLI, translated from the coding sequence ATGTCTGATTATTATGGACCGCCTGCCTCTGCACAAAATAGCTCGATGGCTGTGATCAGCCTGATCGCCGGGATTCTTGGCCTGACGCTGTTCCCTGTTTTGGGGAGCATTATCGCTGTGATTACCGGTCCAATGGCGAAGAAAGAAATCGCTGCCAGTGCGGGGACATTGGGTGGCGAGGGCTTGGCTCAGGCCGGAATGATCCTGGGCTGGATTGGGATTGGCCTCTCGGTGTTAGGGGTGTGTATTGGCGGCGTGCTGATCGTTGTGCCGTTTTGTATCGCCTTTAGCGCTGGAGAGTGGAGTTCACTTTTCCCCTTGTTGCATAGTTTGATTTAA